The following nucleotide sequence is from Bos taurus isolate L1 Dominette 01449 registration number 42190680 breed Hereford chromosome 3, ARS-UCD2.0, whole genome shotgun sequence.
AGGGCTTCCCCATGGTACTTTCCTTATACATAGATGATATTCAGCAAATGTTGTTCAATGCATAGAACAACTATTGTGCAACCCAATTTAGTATCCCAGGAATCAACTCAGAAAGTAACAATAATATCCTAAAATAGGGGTCAgaaaaatttttctgtaaatattaatAACTGTTTTTGAGTTTGCAAGGCAAAAAGCAAAATCAGGAGTATTGCTTAAGAACTTAtgtaacaagaaagaaaataaatttttatggaTTTTAAGTATTGATTTAGTATAATTTTTGTGATACAAGTCTACTAATGAGAAAAACGGGATTCTTTTGCATGGGAGATAACCTTTAGCTTATTACAGTTTCTTGtcattaatatttcatttattaacGCTGACATAATGATATTTTGCATGTCTTACATATTTCatctttgaacattcttttcacATAGACATGTACTGCCAAATATTGCAGTTCATGAGCATATGATTTTAATCTAGCATATTCATTGCTTGGAAAGAATTTGTAAAATTCTGCTAGGTTCTTCTCTTGATAGTTGCCTTTTAAGCAtgtcattatgttgtacattagTTATTTCCAGTTGAAGTTTCAGTTGAAACTCCTCAGATAGttaaattcattttgaaatagAGAAATTTCTTGCATCTAGATCTGAAAAATCCTACTGAAAGTGTTTGCGCTCAGAATATCTACCCACCAAAACTTTTTGTGGAAATGGAGATCTCACTTATTTCAATTTTTCAGAGGAAGTGTATAAAGCTGTTTGAACTACTTGTGATTCAAATATTAGTTGTCATCAAAATGATTTTATCACACTATGTTTCACATGTAAGCATTATTTTGCCTTGCAGTTTGGGGTTGAATTCACagataaacattaaataaatctgcagcaaaatttaatttctaaaacCACATTAGTAATAGAGGTTGAGGGCAGTTCTTATACAAAGAAAACCTTGAGTCTTAACCTCAAAAAGCCCAGTGAAGCTTTATTCCTGCAAAGCCATCAAACTGCTGCATGTTAGAGTCAGGAAATTCAGTTTCTATTTTGacaaaaaaattcacagaacCATTGAAAGTTAAATTTACAAGAGTCAATGGAGTTCACTCTTGATAGTACTGGCTCAATAACGTATTGTAGATTCAAGTATTTTCCTCAGAGTACCTGGTGAATAAAATACAATGAATAATCATAGCTCTAAATATCTTAACTTTTTCACAAGTTTTGTTAATTTGTCTAGTTCATCTTTTTCTGATCTGTTGCTATCAATTTTATCACATTTTAGCAGATTCCACATCAGTCTGTACTGATTTAGTTTTTTAACTTACTTGAAGTTACTCTTACCTATAATTACTCCACCAACTATTCATAGGGGTTAACTTTGGAGGCACTTCAAACTCAGCATTGATTCCTCAAATAAATAGTAGTATTACTAACATCTATTGATTGATCAAGAGGCAAGTAAAACCACTTGGAAATATTTGCCTTGGTTTTTTAATTGACTATTGATAGTACTCGAATGTCCTTGACATTTCAAGCAACTGTTCTTGCCAAAAGGCTAACAAACAAGTTTATTTTTGCTGCATGATTTAATTGTCTATCAATAAGTGACTTTCATTATTGGACTAACAAATGAACCACTTACAAACTTTGCTTTAGTTGCAACTCCATTTCAAATTTTTGTGAAGAATTTTTTATTGTGATGAGATACTCCATTTTagttttcctaatttttctgTTACATTTCTGTGAAGTGGGAATATTGTGTCAAGTGCTTGGTATAATAGTGTTGATgtatatagtatttttttaagcACAGCTGTCGTGTCATCACATAATAAACACAAAACTTTGACATCTAGCTTGACCACAAAATAATCCACATTCCACTGTACCTTAAAAATACAACATTCAAAGtcgacttttttcttctttttttgttttgatacaATGGATATGCAGTGATAATAAAATCTCACAGCAAGTCAATATATGTTCTGCTTGAAGCATTTGTCCATTTATAATTGCGTCACAGGAATTTTCAGCACAACAGTCAGAGGTGGGAAGCAATATGTGCCTTTGAGCCtctgctacaactactgaactcTACCATTTAGCACAAAACAGTCACAGACAATATACAAATGAATGAGCTTTGTTTATAGATATGGAAActataatttcatataatttctgtgtcttgaaatattattcttttgatttttttaaacatatgaaaatgtaATAACTATCCTTCACTCACAAGCTCTACAAAAATCCTTGTTTTAGGATTTGGCTTTGAGGAAATATTGTTTACTTACttaactttatttcttctttttttttttttcatttctttttttttttttttttaataatttttaacatttttaaatttcaggtatacacatgctccccaaactttatttctaattaaGCTATTTGAAGCAAATTTTCTGGAATAATGTGattgaaaaagaatattattttttaatgaaatgttaatataatgttatataagtttcaagtgtacaatgtagtgatttggtatttttaaatattgagaaaTAATGACCACAATAAGAAGAAAATCCTTCTTAAGGATACATTAATCAGTTATTAGATTTGTCATGCACACCAGAGTATAATACAAAAAGTTAGAATACAACAAACATGCTTCATATCTAGGCTCTTTAGTCAGGAGATACTGGTGGACTTTGTACTGCctaggtatttttattttaaaaacccaaGACCATTACATTGACTATAATTAGAGATTTCAGGTAAGCCAAAACATCATGTAAGCATTTCGTTTATTTGCGAAAGAAGCCCAGGGTAACTCCCAAACCCGGGCAGTGTATCAATAGCAGCCTTTCAGCACATCAACCCTTCCCTTACTTATTGAGTCTCTGGATGGATATCCTAAGAACTACTCCAGTCCTCATTTCTTATCTGTTTTTTAGGGCATCAGAGGCAGCCCAGGAAGAATAGGACTGACTGGATCTCTAGGTCCTCAAGGAGCAAAGGGTTCGTCAGGcccaccaggaagcccaggagTTCAAGGCCCAAAGGTACTTGCATGTTTGTTCAGATGGATGAGCAGTATTGACCATCTTTCCTGGCCCTGAGTTTATTGACTAGATCACAGGATGGTAAGATTGATAGCTTGTAATTAAATTTGGCCAATAATAAAAAACACATGAGGGAAAAAAGGAGCGTGCATGGCCTTGACATAGCCATGTCCCATGATAGCCACACTGCATGTAATTTGCTGGAACAGTTTATTAACCCAGGATTAGTGATGcattataaaaatgttcttttactcattttgtctctccttccttttctgtcATCTACCTTCTCctccaaaacagaaaatttttatttacttccaGTTACATACTTTCTCAGGTATACTTCCTGTTCCACTAAGTCTGAACCTAACCAACTAATTAACAAATATGATAAGCACACAGATTATTTCTTAAAGTGATAGTAATTGTCTTGCATTAATCTTCATTGCAAGGAGTGTTGTCACATGTTAATAGGCTTTCTATATAAAACCTCTCTTAGAAATATCTCAATGTACTGTAGATTTGACCCAGACAACCAAAAGATTAGACCAATATCTAATGCAGTTTCATAAAAGACCAGGATTAAGACATTGGCACCCTCATCATTATTATCTCTTAATTTGATTTTCAAGACTTAGCTTCTAAAGAATTTTGAGATATTCTGAAAATGATGACTCAGCAACTTATTGTTTACAGTTTGAGCCTGTTAATGTTTTTACCATGAATATCCCTTTCCACTAAAAAAAGATAGCTGAGCAAATgctaaaattgggaaaagaaataAGATCCCTGCCTCTTTTGTGTGAATctgggggaggggaaaaaaaggatccAATTTGTCAAGTCCCAAAGCTATATCTTTATCTCAAGACAGTGAAGGATAATTTGCTAATCTGAAAGCTTTAGTCAGAGTTTACCAAGCACCATTTTTCATTACCTTATCTAAAAATTGAACATGATTTCTAAGCTTATTTTTAGAAATTGTAAAAGCTATTGCAACtcttatttcaaaaacaaaataaaaatatattttaaaatacttgacttttaaaaacaaaataattatatctttaaaagGAACTTTTATGGGATAAAGAGGCTTTGTATCAAAGGAATCTTGGGGAGAGTGTTGCAGATCTGTGCTTCAGAGGGGAAAGTTGTTTCCACCTGGAGCACTTGTAAATATTGGATTGGCCTCTGATGGACAGAATTGTCAGTTTTTTAATGAAGCATGGCTTGTGCTGAACAAGACAAGCTGGGTCAAGCGTTTGAAGATGCTTTTGAAGTACTGAGGCAGCATTCAACTGGAGACTTTCAGTACTCCTCAGATTACAAAAATTACCTGGCTTTTATCAACCACCGTTCTCATATCAGAGGAAATTCCAACAGCTATGGTGTGCAGCCTGCAGAGGAACCCATCTATAATTGGAAAACAGTAGTAAACAGTGCTACGGACCTCTATTTTGAAGGAAATATTCATCAATCTCTGCAGAACATCCCTGAAAACCAGCTGGTACAACCTGCTCTTCTCCAGCAAAAGGGAGGAAAAGGCAGGAAGAAGCTCCGACTGTTTGAATACCTTCATGAATCCCTATGTAATCCAGAGATGGCATCTTGTATTCAGTGGATAGATCAAACCGAAGGCATCTTTCAGTTTgtatcaaaaaacaaagaaaaacttgcCCAActctggggaaaagaaaaaggcaaccgGAAGACCATGACTTATCAGAAAATGGCCAGAGCACTGAGGAATTATGGAAGAACTGGGGAAATCATTAAAATCCAGAGAAAGCTAATTTACCAGTTCAGTGAGGCCATTCTCCAAAGACTGTCTGCACCTTATTTCTTGGAAAAAGAGATCTTCTAT
It contains:
- the LOC785006 gene encoding transcription factor Spi-C-like — its product is MACAEQDKLGQAFEDAFEVLRQHSTGDFQYSSDYKNYLAFINHRSHIRGNSNSYGVQPAEEPIYNWKTVVNSATDLYFEGNIHQSLQNIPENQLVQPALLQQKGGKGRKKLRLFEYLHESLCNPEMASCIQWIDQTEGIFQFVSKNKEKLAQLWGKEKGNRKTMTYQKMARALRNYGRTGEIIKIQRKLIYQFSEAILQRLSAPYFLEKEIFYSQYVQPDQGYLSLNNWNANYNYTYANYHELSHPDC